Proteins found in one Phycisphaerae bacterium genomic segment:
- a CDS encoding DeoR/GlpR transcriptional regulator, translating into MERNAKAISQQGRLEEIRTRLARAGEVSVAALAKEFAVSEMTVRRDVAVLEEQGEVVRTHGGAASARRLTFEFTFRSRQHERVEQKRAIAAKAAESVRDGQAIILDTGTTTLAIARALRDRRDLRVITTSLAIVSELQFSRGIRTILLGGFLREGSPDLHGPLTEQNLCGFSADQAFMGADAIDADGAVYTDDLSVVNLDRTMAKVSGRMTIVADSSKLSRRAMCRILRAGEYGRLITDWEADEQMAKKLAKCGVEVIRAPRSRC; encoded by the coding sequence ATGGAACGAAACGCGAAGGCGATATCGCAGCAGGGACGGCTGGAGGAAATCCGAACGCGGCTGGCGCGAGCGGGCGAGGTCTCGGTGGCTGCATTGGCGAAAGAGTTTGCGGTCAGCGAGATGACGGTGCGGCGGGACGTGGCGGTCCTCGAGGAGCAGGGCGAGGTGGTCCGCACGCACGGCGGGGCGGCCTCGGCCCGGCGTCTGACGTTCGAGTTCACGTTCCGCAGCCGACAGCACGAACGGGTGGAGCAGAAGCGGGCGATCGCGGCGAAGGCGGCGGAGTCAGTGCGGGACGGGCAGGCGATCATCCTGGATACGGGCACGACGACGCTGGCGATTGCACGGGCCCTGCGCGACCGTCGCGATCTGCGGGTGATCACGACCTCGCTGGCGATTGTCTCGGAGCTGCAGTTCTCTCGCGGGATCCGGACGATCCTGCTGGGCGGTTTTCTGCGCGAGGGATCGCCGGACCTGCACGGTCCGCTGACCGAGCAGAACCTTTGCGGTTTCTCAGCCGATCAGGCGTTCATGGGGGCCGACGCGATTGACGCCGACGGAGCGGTCTATACCGACGATCTGTCGGTGGTGAACCTGGACCGAACGATGGCGAAGGTCTCCGGCCGGATGACGATCGTGGCGGACAGCAGCAAGCTTTCGCGGCGGGCGATGTGCCGGATTCTGCGGGCCGGCGAGTACGGCCGGCTGATCACGGACTGGGAGGCCGATGAGCAAATGGCGAAGAAGCTGGCCAAGTGCGGCGTGGAGGTGATTCGCGCGCCGCGCAGCCGGTGCTGA
- a CDS encoding exo-alpha-sialidase: MGKARVGKSVYARCKRYEDGRYGAAVMGVWGWGGSSHYRTERLTYEIESDYCESLAVRQSQDNGASFSEFETFSQTNPKQGGFEREDLWFAVCHDPLRDHDVRFDFQRLFRGTGPEALAAHFQGKEALFDHGLYCISRDRGRTFSAPRLLKFEEGDDFDESDWGRTGYLTKNQMYGGYTAIVTRAGKLVYPFCVEEKVKTGTGEQTTCAVRCMIGTWDEPAADYRWEISSAVAVPLEWSGRGLMEPTIAELTDGRLAMGLRGSTAMWKAYDPEGRITVTEPGRHWLAVSEDGGYRWGPVRDWRYADGEQFYSPSTFSRLLRHSNGTLYWIGNICPEPPEGNMPRHPLVIAEVDERGPGLVKESVTVIDTKGEDEQVEKRFQLSNFSILENTETGAIELYLTRYGESPEHWLKANAYKYEIEVSKRRS; this comes from the coding sequence GTGGGTAAGGCGCGAGTCGGTAAATCTGTCTACGCTCGTTGTAAGCGTTACGAGGACGGCCGCTACGGAGCGGCGGTGATGGGTGTCTGGGGATGGGGCGGATCGAGCCATTACCGAACGGAACGGCTTACCTACGAGATCGAAAGCGATTACTGCGAATCGCTGGCCGTACGCCAGTCGCAGGATAATGGAGCGAGTTTCAGCGAATTTGAGACATTCTCGCAGACAAACCCCAAGCAAGGTGGATTTGAACGGGAAGACTTGTGGTTCGCGGTCTGTCATGATCCGCTGCGCGATCACGACGTACGATTCGATTTTCAACGGCTGTTCCGGGGGACGGGGCCGGAGGCGCTGGCGGCGCACTTTCAGGGAAAGGAAGCCCTCTTTGATCACGGCTTGTATTGCATTTCACGCGATAGGGGTCGGACCTTCAGTGCTCCGCGCCTGCTGAAGTTTGAGGAGGGCGATGACTTCGACGAGTCGGATTGGGGCCGGACCGGTTATCTTACGAAGAACCAGATGTATGGGGGATACACGGCGATTGTGACTCGGGCCGGAAAGCTAGTGTATCCGTTTTGCGTGGAGGAGAAGGTCAAAACCGGAACCGGCGAACAGACGACTTGTGCGGTGCGATGCATGATCGGGACATGGGATGAACCCGCGGCGGATTACCGATGGGAGATATCCAGTGCGGTCGCGGTCCCGTTGGAATGGTCGGGCCGCGGGCTCATGGAGCCGACGATCGCGGAACTGACCGACGGCCGGCTGGCGATGGGGCTTCGGGGCAGCACCGCGATGTGGAAGGCGTATGACCCGGAGGGAAGGATCACGGTGACCGAACCTGGCCGCCACTGGCTGGCGGTCAGCGAAGATGGCGGATATCGGTGGGGGCCGGTGCGAGACTGGCGTTACGCCGACGGCGAGCAGTTCTATTCCCCCAGCACGTTCTCGCGGCTGTTGCGGCATTCTAACGGAACACTCTACTGGATCGGGAACATCTGCCCCGAACCTCCGGAGGGAAACATGCCGCGCCATCCGCTGGTCATCGCTGAGGTCGATGAACGCGGGCCGGGCCTGGTCAAGGAGTCGGTGACGGTGATCGATACGAAAGGCGAGGATGAGCAGGTCGAGAAACGGTTCCAACTGTCGAACTTCAGTATCCTGGAGAACACGGAGACCGGAGCGATTGAGCTGTACCTGACTCGATACGGCGAGTCGCCGGAACACTGGCTGAAGGCGAATGCGTACAAGTATGAGATTGAAGTA